In Uranotaenia lowii strain MFRU-FL chromosome 2, ASM2978415v1, whole genome shotgun sequence, one genomic interval encodes:
- the LOC129746242 gene encoding protein arginine N-methyltransferase 5: MTVEPSKVPVSISLYQDAVYELETAIETAAKAGYHSITTPIVHRKFQREFIDEPLKTLHSRFTRSDLLLTSSQWLNRVICQLSTDTDCDSELDEVRKRGEATIRQELSFAEHLVQNGVVLLPLRNGNCANLARLVTYGLKGTLLVGIPMVNPKSVQSTWRNDVDDDLPLEDTWTWWNNFRSYADFNSHVKVALEFTADIPSSKEISRWLGEPVDAIILSSNIFLTNAKNFPVLSKSHQELLVLFHRTLGCHFILKANPDDKHLSNYSDYMLHILRTNYVKDPMQGYDDLLEIPLQPLYDNLDSFTYEIFEKDPVKYILYQNAIEEALRDRVPTEELEERTSIIMVVGGGRGPLVRAALNASVKSKRKVKVYVIEKNPNAIVTLSALINELWKDRNVELISTDMREFEPPEKADILVSELLGSFGDNELSPECLDGAQKHLKPDGVSIPCKSTSYLNPCMTTNLYNQIRSLEKSPQSKDRVVTSKYMEGAYVAYLKNVYHIDDPLPVFEFVHPNRDPVIDNSRFKTLRFKAALDCVMHGFVGYFDSVLYKDIIISIHPFTHTKGMGSWFSMFFPLTEPIQVKRGQEIVVNFWRCVAAHKVWYEWNVTAPRQTHIHNVQGRGQPIWK; this comes from the exons ATGACTGTGGAACCCTCTAAGGTTCCGGTTTCGATTTCGCTGTACCAGGACGCGGTTTATGAGCTGGAAACCGCCATCGAAACGGCGGCAAAAGCCGGCTACCATTCCATAACGACTCCGATCGTGCACCGGAAGTTTCAACGTGAGTTCATCGATGAACCGCTCAAGACGTTGCACAGCCGCTTCACCCGGTCCGATTTGCTGCTCACTTCGTCCCAGTGGCTCAATCGGGTCATTTGTCAGCTGAGCACCGATACCGATTGCGATTCGGAGCTAGATGAGGTGCGCAAACGTGGAGAGGCCACGATCCGGCAGGAACTGAGCTTCGCCGAACATTTGGTACAAAACGGGGTAGTGTTGTTGCCGTTGCGTAATGGGAATTGTGCCAATTTGGCCCGGCTGGTCACTTATGGGCTCAAGGGTACGCTGCTGGTGGGAATACCGATGGTGAATCCTAAATCCGTCCAGAGCACCTGGCGGAACGATGTGGATGACGATTTGCCGCTGGAAGATACGTGGACCTGGTGGAACAATTTCCGCTCCTATGCAGACTTCAATTCACACGTTAAG GTAGCTTTAGAATTTACTGCGGACATTCCTAGTAGTAAGGAAATCAGTCGCTGGTTGGGAGAACCCGTAGACGCAATAATTTTATCGTCCAACATCTTTCTCACAAACGCGAAAAACTTCCCTGTTTTATCAAAGAGCCACCAGGAGCTTCTGGTCCTATTTCATCGAACGTTGGGTTGCCATTTCATACTCAAAGCTAATCCGGACGATAAACATTTAAGCAACTATTCCGACTATATGTTGCACATTTTGCGGACCAACTACGTCAAAGATCCGATGCAAGGATACGATGATCTGCTGGAAATTCCACTGCAACCTTTGTACGACAATTTGGACAGTTTCACGTACGAAATATTTGAGAAAGATCCGGTTAAATACATACTGTATCAGAATGCAATTGAGGAAGCCCTGAGAGATCGGGTCCCTACCGAGGAGCTTGAGGAGCGAACTTCCATTATTATGGTGGTCGGGGGAGGTCGCGGTCCATTAGTGCGGGCTGCACTAAACGCTTCGGTCAAGAGTAAACGCAAAGTAAAGGTCTACGTTATTGAGAAGAATCCGAATGCCATTGTGACACTGAGTGCGCTGATCAACGAGCTGTGGAAGGATCGCAACGTTGAGCTCATATCGACAGATATGAGAGAATTCGAGCCGCCAGAAAAGGCTGACATTCTTGTGTCGGAATTGCTGGGATCTTTTGGTGACAACGAGCTCAGCCCCGAGTGTCTGGATGGAGCACAAAAACACCTGAAACCGGATGGTGTGAGCATTCCAT GTAAATCAACTTCCTATCTCAACCCCTGTATGACGACGAATCTTTACAACCAAATAAGATCGCTGGAAAAGAGCCCCCAGTCCAAGGACCGAGTCGTGACATCCAAGTACATGGAAGGCGCCTACGTTGCGTATCTCAAGAACGTTTACCACATCGATGACCCGCTGCCGGTATTCGAATTCGTGCATCCGAATCGGGACCCGGTGATCGACAATTCTCGCTTCAAGACGCTCCGCTTCAAAGCAGCCCTGGATTGCGTGATGCACGGTTTCGTCGGCTATTTCGATTCCGTCCTATACAAAGACATCATCATCAGTATTCACCCGTTTACGCACACCAAAGGTATGGGCTCCTGGTTTTCGATGTTTTTCCCGCTCACGGAACCGATCCAAGTCAAGCGGGGCCAGGAGATTGTGGTCAACTTTTGGCGCTGCGTTGCCGCCCACAAGGTTTGGTACGAGTGGAATGTAACGGCACCGCGCCAAACGCACATCCACAACGTGCAGGGCCGGGGACAACCGATTTGGAAATAA